In Vitis riparia cultivar Riparia Gloire de Montpellier isolate 1030 chromosome 19, EGFV_Vit.rip_1.0, whole genome shotgun sequence, the following proteins share a genomic window:
- the LOC117909496 gene encoding heavy metal-associated isoprenylated plant protein 47-like: MKQKIIVKVQMNCDKCRTKAMKIAAVEEGVISVAIEGAEKDRVVVIGDGVDSASLTCCLRKKLGYATLVSVEEVKENGGDEKPKPDQNNCCQSQHVFIASMGYADEPNCSIM; this comes from the exons ATGAAG CAAAAGATAATTGTGAAAGTGCAAATGAACTGTGACAAATGCAGAACCAAAGCCATGAAGATTGCTGCAGTTGAAGAAG GTGTGATCTCTGTGGCTATAGAAGGAGCTGAAAAGGATCGGGTTGTGGTGATTGGAGACGGAGTTGATTCAGCTAGCTTGACCTGCTGTCTGAGGAAGAAGCTTGGGTATGCGACTCTTGTAAGCGTGGAAGAAGTAAAGGAAAACGGCGGTGATGAAAAGCCAAAGCCAGATCAGAATAATTGTTGTCAAAGCCAACATGTTTTTATTGCTAGCATGGGCTATGCAGATGAACCTAATTGCTCCATCATGTGA